A genome region from Paracoccus aestuarii includes the following:
- a CDS encoding glycoside hydrolase family 2 protein has product MRDVTKLNHGWTFAEGHADPAAPLEGTSVTLPHNAVDLSLTYFDEADFQRPFTYQRVIAWDEAWAGRRVQLRFDGAMADNVVWVNGVQVVAHPDGYTPFVADLTDHLRPGDNLVTVQIDGSENPAIPPFGAQIDYLTYAGIYRDVWLMVRPERHLTNARILTPDALSDAKTVVIRPEVTAPGLVSARLLDGAREIAATEGEGDLTLSGLTGLGLWSTDSPQLYTVELTLPDSGDVTTHRFGFRTAEWTPQGFLLNGQPMTLRGLNRHQSWAHQGYAAGRHAQERDAEILRHDLGCNIVRTSHYPQSKWFLDRCDEIGLLVFEEIPGWQHIGDEAWQDRSVDNVRAMITRDWNHPSIVIWGVRINESPDDHDFYTRTNALARDLDPTRATGGVRCITDSELLEDVYTMNDFILDESELPLINRPRTALRAPAEVTGIKKPVPYLVTEYNGHMFPTKAGDPELRQMEHVIRHLEVLNAAHGDPAISGCIGWCMFDYNTHKDFGAGDRICHHGVMDIWREPKFAAHAYASQKPPSEGIVMEPVTFWARGERNIGGVLPLVILTNCDEVEFECAGVTRRVGPDRERFPHLPHPPVIIDHRHLSPEDLGLWGMSWHPGRITGYLDGVAVARRDFAADPLPTRLQVAPDRDALPADADIDLRVIIRALDQAGNRLPFLPGSVSVAVDGPARLIGPELRPLQGGTAGLILRLTGEAGALRVTARHPQFPMAEAVIRVTPDA; this is encoded by the coding sequence ATGCGAGACGTGACGAAACTGAACCATGGCTGGACCTTTGCCGAAGGCCATGCCGACCCCGCGGCGCCGCTGGAGGGCACCTCCGTCACCCTGCCGCATAATGCGGTGGACCTGTCCCTGACCTATTTCGACGAGGCGGATTTCCAGCGACCCTTCACCTATCAGCGCGTGATCGCGTGGGACGAGGCGTGGGCGGGCCGCCGGGTGCAGCTGCGGTTCGACGGGGCGATGGCCGACAATGTGGTCTGGGTGAACGGCGTGCAGGTCGTGGCCCATCCCGACGGCTACACGCCCTTCGTGGCGGATCTGACCGACCATCTGCGCCCGGGCGACAATCTGGTGACGGTGCAGATCGACGGGTCCGAGAACCCCGCCATCCCGCCCTTTGGCGCGCAGATCGACTATCTGACCTATGCGGGCATCTATCGCGATGTCTGGCTGATGGTGCGGCCTGAACGGCACCTGACCAATGCGCGCATCCTGACGCCCGACGCGCTGTCGGACGCGAAAACGGTCGTGATCCGCCCCGAGGTCACCGCCCCCGGCCTGGTGAGCGCCCGCCTGCTGGACGGCGCGCGTGAGATCGCAGCCACCGAAGGCGAGGGTGATCTGACCCTGTCGGGCCTGACCGGCCTCGGCCTCTGGTCCACCGACAGCCCGCAGCTTTACACGGTGGAGCTGACGCTGCCCGACAGCGGCGACGTGACCACGCACCGCTTCGGGTTCCGCACCGCGGAATGGACGCCGCAGGGCTTTCTGCTGAACGGCCAGCCGATGACGCTGCGCGGGCTGAACCGGCACCAAAGCTGGGCCCATCAGGGCTATGCTGCGGGCCGCCATGCGCAGGAACGCGACGCCGAGATCCTGCGCCATGATCTGGGCTGCAATATCGTGCGCACCTCGCATTATCCCCAAAGCAAGTGGTTCCTGGATCGCTGCGACGAGATCGGGCTCTTGGTCTTCGAGGAAATCCCCGGTTGGCAGCATATCGGCGACGAGGCCTGGCAGGACCGCAGCGTGGACAACGTCCGCGCCATGATCACCCGCGACTGGAACCATCCCAGCATCGTCATCTGGGGCGTGCGCATCAACGAGAGCCCGGACGATCACGACTTCTATACCCGCACCAACGCGCTGGCGCGGGACCTGGACCCGACGCGGGCCACCGGCGGCGTGCGCTGCATCACCGACAGCGAACTGCTGGAGGATGTCTATACGATGAACGATTTCATCCTGGACGAATCTGAGCTGCCGCTGATCAACCGCCCGCGCACCGCGCTGCGCGCGCCGGCAGAGGTCACCGGCATCAAGAAACCCGTCCCCTATCTGGTCACCGAATATAACGGCCACATGTTCCCGACCAAGGCGGGCGATCCCGAACTGCGCCAGATGGAGCATGTGATCCGCCATCTGGAGGTGCTGAACGCCGCCCATGGCGACCCGGCGATCTCGGGGTGCATCGGCTGGTGCATGTTCGACTACAACACGCACAAGGATTTCGGCGCGGGCGACCGCATCTGCCATCACGGCGTCATGGACATCTGGCGCGAGCCGAAATTCGCGGCCCATGCCTATGCCAGCCAGAAGCCGCCATCCGAGGGCATCGTCATGGAGCCGGTGACCTTCTGGGCGCGGGGCGAGCGCAATATCGGCGGCGTCCTGCCCTTGGTCATCCTGACGAATTGCGACGAGGTCGAGTTCGAATGCGCGGGCGTCACCCGCCGGGTCGGCCCCGACCGCGAGCGGTTCCCGCATCTGCCCCATCCGCCGGTCATCATCGACCACCGGCACCTGTCGCCCGAGGATCTGGGCCTCTGGGGCATGAGCTGGCATCCGGGCCGCATCACCGGATACTTGGACGGGGTCGCGGTCGCGCGGCGCGACTTTGCCGCCGATCCGCTGCCCACCAGGCTGCAGGTGGCTCCGGACCGGGACGCGCTGCCCGCCGATGCGGATATCGACCTGCGGGTGATCATCCGGGCGCTGGATCAGGCGGGGAACCGGCTGCCCTTCCTGCCGGGTTCGGTCTCGGTCGCGGTGGATGGGCCCGCGCGGCTGATCGGGCCGGAGCTGCGGCCCCTGCAGGGCGGCACGGCGGGGCTGATCCTGCGCCTGACGGGGGAAGCGGGCGCGCTGCGTGTGACCGCCCGCCATCCGCAATTCCCCATGGCCGAGGCGGTGATCCGCGTCACGCCAGACGCCTGA
- the arsJ gene encoding organoarsenical effux MFS transporter ArsJ, giving the protein MNGLRAYAAVTAAYWAFMLSDGALRMLVLLHFNGLGFSPVQLAYLFLLYEVAGIVTNLAAGWLAARFGLAATLYAGLGIQIAALAALAQLNPGWTVGASVIFVMAVQGASGVAKDLAKMSSKSAVKVLAPADGGLFRWVAALTGSKNAVKGLGFFLGAALLALAGFQAAIWAMAAVLAVILLAVALFLPPGLPGRMKGADSWSGWRSSDPRVNRLSLARMFLFGARDVWFVVGIPIYFQAVLSDGTAEGRREAFFLVGGFMAAWIILYGAVQAAAPRILGGANRPEGAVTRDAIRWAGMLVPIPFALALAVWVAGDPAPWLTGLLVLGLLGFGYVFAINSSVHSYLILAFGQAERITRDVGFYYMANAAGRLMGTLLSGISYQLGGLPLCLATAGVMAAASWWAVRRLA; this is encoded by the coding sequence ATGAATGGCTTGCGCGCCTATGCGGCGGTGACGGCGGCCTATTGGGCCTTCATGCTGTCGGACGGCGCGCTGAGGATGCTGGTCCTTCTGCATTTCAATGGGCTGGGATTTTCGCCGGTGCAGCTGGCATACCTGTTCCTGCTCTATGAGGTGGCGGGGATCGTGACCAATCTGGCGGCGGGCTGGCTGGCCGCGCGCTTCGGGCTGGCGGCGACGCTTTATGCGGGGCTGGGCATCCAGATCGCGGCGCTGGCGGCGCTGGCGCAGCTGAATCCGGGCTGGACGGTGGGGGCCTCGGTGATCTTTGTCATGGCGGTGCAGGGGGCATCGGGCGTGGCTAAGGACCTGGCCAAGATGTCGTCGAAATCCGCGGTCAAGGTGCTGGCGCCTGCGGATGGGGGCCTGTTCCGTTGGGTCGCGGCGCTGACCGGGTCCAAGAACGCGGTCAAGGGGCTGGGCTTTTTCCTGGGCGCGGCGCTGTTGGCGTTGGCGGGGTTCCAGGCGGCGATCTGGGCGATGGCGGCGGTGCTGGCGGTGATCCTGCTGGCGGTGGCGCTGTTTTTGCCGCCGGGCCTGCCGGGGCGGATGAAGGGCGCGGACAGCTGGTCGGGCTGGCGGTCGTCGGACCCTCGCGTGAACCGCCTGTCGCTGGCGCGGATGTTCCTGTTCGGGGCGCGGGACGTGTGGTTCGTCGTGGGCATCCCGATCTATTTCCAGGCGGTCCTGTCGGACGGCACCGCCGAGGGCCGGCGCGAGGCGTTCTTTCTGGTCGGCGGCTTCATGGCGGCCTGGATCATACTCTATGGCGCGGTGCAGGCGGCGGCGCCGCGCATCCTGGGCGGCGCGAACCGCCCCGAGGGCGCCGTGACCCGCGATGCGATCCGGTGGGCGGGGATGTTGGTGCCGATCCCGTTTGCGCTGGCCTTGGCGGTATGGGTCGCGGGCGATCCGGCGCCTTGGCTGACCGGGCTACTGGTGCTGGGACTGCTGGGCTTCGGCTATGTCTTTGCGATCAATTCCTCGGTCCATTCCTATCTGATCCTGGCCTTCGGGCAGGCCGAGCGGATCACGCGGGATGTGGGCTTTTACTACATGGCCAATGCGGCGGGACGGCTGATGGGGACGCTGTTGTCGGGGATCAGCTATCAGCTGGGCGGGCTGCCCCTGTGCCTGGCCACCGCCGGGGTGATGGCGGCGGCCAGCTGGTGGGCGGTCAGGCGTCTGGCGTGA
- a CDS encoding ArsJ-associated glyceraldehyde-3-phosphate dehydrogenase: MTRIALNGLGRIGKLALRRLIDQGMGDRIVLLNDIAGDAEQHALLMEFDSVHGRWPVPVAADGDALVLDGHRIPLTREKTIEALPLEGVDLVIDATGVFKTGAKIEPYFAAGVKRVVVSAPVKDGDALNLVYGINHDLYDGSQRIVTAASCTTNCLAPVVKVIHEGLGIRHGSITTIHDVTNTQTIVDRPAKDMRRARSALANLIPTTTGSATAITLIYPELTGRLNGHAIRVPLLNASLTDCVFEVERETTVEEVNALLRAAAEGPLAGILGYETRPLVSTDYVNDPRSGIVDAGSTMVVNGTQVKIYAWYDNEWGYACRLVDIARMVAERMA, encoded by the coding sequence ATGACGCGCATCGCATTGAACGGCCTTGGCCGCATCGGCAAGCTGGCCCTGCGCCGCCTGATTGACCAAGGCATGGGCGACCGGATCGTGCTGCTCAATGACATCGCCGGGGATGCCGAACAGCACGCCCTGCTGATGGAATTCGACAGCGTGCATGGCCGCTGGCCGGTGCCGGTCGCCGCCGATGGCGATGCGCTGGTGCTGGACGGGCACCGCATCCCGCTGACGCGGGAAAAGACCATCGAGGCCCTGCCGCTGGAGGGTGTCGATCTGGTCATCGACGCGACCGGCGTCTTCAAGACCGGGGCGAAGATCGAGCCTTATTTCGCGGCGGGCGTGAAGCGCGTCGTGGTCAGCGCCCCGGTCAAGGACGGCGATGCGCTGAACCTGGTCTATGGGATCAATCATGACCTCTATGACGGCAGCCAGCGCATCGTGACGGCGGCCAGCTGCACGACGAATTGCCTGGCGCCGGTGGTCAAGGTCATCCACGAGGGGTTGGGCATCCGCCACGGCTCCATCACCACGATCCATGACGTGACCAACACCCAGACCATCGTGGACCGCCCGGCCAAGGACATGCGCCGCGCGCGCTCCGCGCTGGCGAACCTGATCCCCACGACCACGGGCAGCGCCACCGCGATCACCCTGATCTATCCCGAACTGACGGGCCGGCTGAACGGCCATGCGATCCGGGTGCCGCTGCTGAACGCCTCGCTGACCGATTGCGTCTTCGAGGTCGAACGCGAGACCACGGTCGAGGAGGTCAACGCCCTGCTGCGCGCTGCCGCCGAAGGACCGCTGGCGGGCATCCTGGGATATGAGACCCGGCCGCTGGTCTCGACCGACTACGTCAACGATCCGCGCAGCGGGATCGTGGATGCGGGATCGACCATGGTCGTGAACGGCACGCAGGTGAAGATCTACGCTTGGTACGATAATGAATGGGGCTATGCCTGCCGGCTGGTGGACATCGCCCGGATGGTCGCGGAGCGCATGGCATGA
- the arsH gene encoding arsenical resistance protein ArsH: protein MTDDLPALDRTLLPGALTLPAAADPGHAPRILILYGSLRARSFSRLSAEEAGRILTHLGAEVRFFDPAGLPLVDDNADADHPRVRALRDLVAWSEGMVWSSPERHGAMTGLMKTQIDWIPLSDGAVRPTQGKTLAVMQVSGGSQSFNAVNQMRVLGRWMRMLTIPNQSSIPKAFQEFDEAGRMRPSPLYERIVDVMEELVRFTLLTRGRSAWLTDRYSERRESAADLIARVNLSQAT from the coding sequence ATGACCGACGACCTGCCCGCCCTGGACCGCACCCTGCTGCCCGGTGCCCTGACCCTGCCCGCCGCCGCCGATCCCGGCCATGCGCCGCGCATCCTGATCCTTTACGGCTCGCTTCGGGCACGCAGCTTCTCGCGCCTCTCGGCCGAGGAGGCGGGGCGCATCCTGACCCATCTGGGGGCCGAGGTGCGGTTCTTCGACCCCGCGGGCCTGCCCCTGGTCGATGACAATGCCGATGCCGACCACCCGCGCGTCCGCGCCCTGCGCGATCTGGTCGCCTGGTCCGAGGGCATGGTCTGGTCCAGCCCCGAACGCCATGGCGCGATGACCGGGCTGATGAAGACCCAGATCGACTGGATTCCGCTGTCGGACGGCGCGGTGCGCCCGACCCAGGGCAAGACCTTGGCCGTGATGCAGGTCTCGGGCGGATCGCAGAGCTTCAACGCGGTGAACCAGATGCGCGTGCTGGGCCGCTGGATGCGGATGCTGACCATCCCAAACCAGTCCTCGATCCCCAAGGCCTTTCAGGAATTCGACGAGGCCGGGCGGATGCGCCCCTCGCCGCTCTATGAACGGATCGTCGACGTGATGGAGGAGCTGGTCCGCTTCACCCTGCTGACGCGCGGCCGGTCCGCATGGCTGACCGACCGCTATTCCGAACGCCGGGAAAGCGCGGCGGATCTGATCGCGCGGGTGAACCTGTCGCAGGCGACCTGA
- the arsB gene encoding ACR3 family arsenite efflux transporter, translated as MTAASDPLGPVERWLTLWVGLAMLAGLAIGAVAPGLVQAVAGAEIASINLVVAVLIWAMVYPMMVNVDLGAVAGVARQPRGLLITLAVNWLIKPFTMALLAVLFFDHVFAPWIAPEDAQQYIAGLILLGAAPCTAMVFVWSQLVRGDATYTLVQVSVNDVIMVVAFAPIVALLLGVTDIAVPWHTLVLATILYVVLPLAAGLLTRRALRAPARIAAFSARVKPWSMIGLVATVAILFALQGRTILDRPGIIALIAVPILIQSYLIFAIAYGAARAMRVPHRIAAPCGLIGTSNFFELAVAVAISLFGLNSGAALATVVGVLVEVPVMLSLVALANRTRTRWPEERR; from the coding sequence ATGACCGCGGCATCCGACCCCCTGGGCCCCGTCGAGCGCTGGCTGACGCTGTGGGTCGGGCTGGCCATGCTGGCGGGGCTGGCCATCGGGGCCGTCGCGCCGGGGCTGGTCCAGGCCGTGGCGGGGGCCGAGATCGCCTCGATCAACCTGGTCGTCGCGGTGCTGATCTGGGCGATGGTCTATCCGATGATGGTCAATGTGGACCTGGGCGCGGTGGCGGGCGTGGCGCGCCAGCCGCGCGGCCTGCTGATCACGCTGGCGGTCAACTGGCTGATCAAGCCCTTTACCATGGCGCTGCTGGCGGTGCTGTTCTTCGACCATGTCTTCGCCCCCTGGATCGCACCCGAGGACGCGCAGCAATATATCGCGGGCCTGATCCTGCTGGGGGCGGCGCCCTGCACGGCGATGGTCTTCGTCTGGTCGCAGCTGGTGCGGGGGGATGCGACCTATACGCTGGTCCAGGTCTCGGTCAATGACGTGATCATGGTGGTGGCCTTCGCCCCCATTGTGGCGCTGCTGCTGGGCGTCACCGATATCGCGGTGCCGTGGCATACGCTGGTCCTGGCCACGATCCTCTATGTCGTGCTGCCCTTGGCTGCGGGGCTGCTGACGCGCCGGGCGCTGCGCGCGCCTGCCCGGATCGCGGCGTTTTCCGCCCGCGTGAAGCCCTGGTCGATGATCGGGCTGGTCGCGACGGTGGCGATCCTCTTTGCCCTTCAGGGCCGGACGATCCTGGACCGGCCGGGCATCATCGCTCTGATCGCCGTGCCGATCCTGATCCAGAGCTATCTGATCTTTGCCATCGCCTATGGCGCGGCCCGGGCCATGCGCGTGCCGCACCGGATCGCGGCGCCCTGCGGGCTGATCGGGACCTCGAATTTCTTCGAACTGGCCGTGGCGGTGGCGATCAGCCTTTTCGGCCTGAATTCCGGCGCGGCGCTGGCCACGGTGGTCGGCGTGCTGGTCGAGGTGCCGGTGATGCTGTCGCTGGTGGCCCTTGCCAACCGCACCCGCACCCGCTGGCCCGAGGAGAGACGATGA
- a CDS encoding ArsR/SmtB family transcription factor, with product MEKSDALAALASLAHDRRIEVFRLLVRAGPAGMAAGDIAQDLGMLPNTLSNNLTILTSAGMIRSLREGRSIRYFARMETMRGLLSYLMEDCCGGRADLCQPVLDEIACAC from the coding sequence ATGGAAAAGTCTGACGCCCTCGCCGCCCTCGCATCCCTGGCCCATGACCGGCGGATCGAGGTGTTTCGCCTGCTGGTGCGCGCCGGTCCCGCCGGCATGGCCGCGGGCGACATCGCCCAGGATCTGGGCATGCTGCCCAACACCCTGTCGAACAACCTGACCATCCTGACCTCGGCCGGGATGATCCGGTCCCTGCGCGAGGGGCGGTCGATCCGCTATTTCGCCCGGATGGAGACGATGCGCGGCCTTCTGTCCTATCTGATGGAGGATTGCTGCGGCGGCCGTGCCGATCTCTGCCAGCCGGTGCTGGACGAGATCGCCTGCGCCTGCTGA
- a CDS encoding aldose epimerase family protein — MARLPDGRMVGGVTLRAGRLTARVITLGAIVQDLRMASVDHPLVLGHPDPAAYLDRFIHVGAIVGRFANRIAGARFRLSGRDHRLAANEADACLHGGPNGASLRVWRIADAGPDHVTMALDFADGEAGFPGAMQAVARLSLIDGPEGAGMIVALQATATRATPCSLTHHGYWTLSPGGRADQRLQVDADRYLPVDEGKLPLPSAPAPVAGTRFDMRAPRALDDQGIDHCLCLSDGPRPLRQVACLQAPDLRLRVLTTAPGLQVYDGGHFPAEGIAGHPGQVWRSETRYMIDRAPLAAGDHFR, encoded by the coding sequence ATGGCAAGGCTGCCCGACGGGCGCATGGTGGGGGGCGTCACGCTGCGGGCGGGGCGGCTGACGGCGCGGGTTATCACCTTGGGGGCCATCGTCCAGGACCTGCGGATGGCGAGCGTGGACCATCCGCTGGTCCTGGGCCATCCCGATCCGGCGGCCTATCTGGACCGCTTCATCCATGTCGGCGCGATCGTCGGGCGGTTCGCCAACCGCATCGCGGGCGCGCGGTTCCGCCTGTCGGGGCGCGATCATCGGCTGGCGGCGAACGAGGCCGATGCCTGCCTGCATGGCGGGCCGAACGGCGCCTCGCTGCGGGTGTGGCGGATCGCGGATGCGGGGCCGGATCACGTCACCATGGCGCTGGATTTCGCGGATGGCGAGGCGGGGTTTCCCGGCGCCATGCAGGCGGTGGCGCGGCTGTCGCTGATCGACGGGCCGGAGGGGGCGGGCATGATCGTGGCCCTGCAGGCCACGGCGACGCGCGCCACCCCCTGCAGCCTGACGCATCACGGATATTGGACCCTCTCGCCCGGCGGGCGGGCCGATCAGCGCCTGCAGGTGGATGCCGACCGCTACCTGCCGGTGGACGAAGGCAAGCTGCCCCTGCCCTCGGCCCCCGCGCCGGTCGCGGGGACGCGGTTCGATATGCGCGCGCCGCGGGCCTTGGACGATCAGGGGATCGACCATTGCCTCTGCCTGTCGGACGGGCCGCGGCCGCTGCGCCAGGTGGCCTGTCTGCAGGCGCCCGATCTGCGGCTGCGGGTGCTGACCACCGCGCCGGGGCTGCAGGTCTATGATGGCGGGCATTTCCCCGCTGAGGGCATCGCGGGCCATCCCGGCCAGGTCTGGCGGTCCGAGACCCGCTACATGATCGACCGCGCCCCCCTTGCCGCGGGGGATCATTTCCGATAA
- a CDS encoding dihydrolipoyl dehydrogenase: MTRDPDLTCDVAIIGAGSAGLAAERAARKDGARTLLIDPDFRGTLCANTGCMPSKLVIAAAHAAHALDRAPVFGIHPGTVMIDGAAVMARVRSERDRFAAATRESLQDLPAGTMLRARARFLAADRLALSDGRVIAARAVVIATGSVAAVPPPFRDLGPRILTNETLFDLPDLPESLAVIGAGPIGLEMAQAMGRLGVRVTLFDQGDRLGKARCDRVHDAIRQAVARDVTLCLGVEVEARAHPDGIAIRWTGDSTGDQVFGHVLVATGRPPNLDGLDLDRTGLALDDHGTPEFDPATMQCGDAAIFIAGDADADRTLLHEASTEGAIAGRNAARWPEVTPAERSLQFAMTFIDPPMATLGADPGDGAICGHADYSDQGRARVEARAEGAVTLYADADGVLTGADLCCPGAETMAHLLAWSIQSGATASGLLSLPFYHPTQVEGLKPALRQICRDTRQPEPEGRDFGTPPGA, translated from the coding sequence ATGACCCGAGACCCCGACCTGACCTGCGACGTGGCGATCATCGGCGCAGGCAGCGCGGGCCTTGCGGCCGAACGCGCCGCGCGCAAGGACGGGGCCCGCACCCTGCTGATCGACCCGGATTTCCGAGGCACGCTTTGTGCCAATACCGGCTGCATGCCGTCCAAGCTGGTGATCGCGGCCGCCCATGCCGCCCATGCGCTGGACCGCGCGCCGGTCTTCGGCATCCATCCCGGCACCGTGATGATCGACGGGGCGGCGGTGATGGCGCGGGTCCGGTCCGAACGCGACCGCTTTGCCGCGGCGACGCGGGAATCGCTGCAGGACCTGCCGGCGGGCACGATGCTGCGGGCGCGCGCGCGGTTTCTGGCCGCGGACCGGCTGGCTTTGTCGGACGGGCGGGTGATCGCGGCGCGGGCGGTGGTGATCGCCACGGGCTCGGTCGCCGCGGTCCCGCCGCCCTTCCGCGACCTGGGGCCGCGCATCCTGACGAACGAGACGCTGTTCGACCTGCCCGACCTGCCCGAAAGCCTGGCCGTGATCGGCGCGGGCCCCATCGGGTTGGAGATGGCGCAGGCCATGGGCAGGCTGGGCGTCCGGGTCACTCTCTTCGATCAGGGCGACCGGCTCGGCAAGGCACGCTGCGACAGGGTCCATGACGCGATCCGCCAGGCCGTCGCCCGCGACGTGACCCTGTGCCTGGGTGTCGAGGTCGAGGCCCGCGCCCATCCCGACGGCATCGCCATCCGCTGGACCGGCGACAGCACGGGCGATCAGGTCTTTGGCCATGTACTGGTCGCCACGGGCCGCCCGCCCAACCTCGACGGGCTGGACCTGGACCGCACGGGCCTGGCACTGGACGATCACGGCACACCGGAATTCGACCCCGCGACCATGCAATGCGGCGATGCGGCGATCTTCATCGCGGGCGATGCGGATGCCGACCGCACCCTGCTGCACGAGGCATCGACCGAGGGCGCCATAGCAGGCCGCAACGCCGCCCGCTGGCCCGAGGTGACCCCGGCCGAACGCAGCCTGCAATTCGCGATGACCTTCATCGACCCGCCCATGGCGACCTTGGGCGCGGATCCGGGCGATGGCGCGATCTGCGGCCATGCCGATTATTCGGATCAGGGCCGCGCCCGCGTCGAGGCGCGGGCCGAAGGGGCCGTCACGCTCTATGCCGATGCGGACGGGGTGCTGACCGGGGCCGATCTCTGCTGTCCGGGGGCCGAGACGATGGCCCATCTGCTGGCCTGGTCGATCCAGTCGGGGGCCACGGCGTCGGGGCTGCTGTCCCTGCCCTTCTATCATCCGACGCAGGTCGAGGGGCTGAAGCCCGCCCTGCGCCAGATCTGTCGCGACACCCGCCAGCCCGAACCCGAGGGGCGCGATTTCGGCACGCCCCCCGGCGCCTGA
- a CDS encoding anti-sigma factor, protein MTVIRDDLAGYADDFVLGLLTPPEAELFEAMMAADPALAARVARMRDRLLPLDLSAAPADLPEGFRDRLRAIIADTAQDAARAGSVLPDPTAPLAANDTMGPRPARRWLGLAAGLALGVLLGFGGAMQRPGPDPVVVAVLLDDDGRPRAIIEDYGNDRAQIRFVSDVEVPPGSTIQAWTLPSEEMGPMSLGVLDAPRSARLAWPDLPAPSDAQLYEITLEPAGGSPTGRPTGPIIAKGLAAAQDI, encoded by the coding sequence ATGACCGTGATCCGCGACGACCTGGCCGGCTATGCCGATGATTTCGTCCTGGGCCTGCTGACCCCGCCCGAGGCCGAGCTGTTCGAGGCGATGATGGCCGCCGACCCCGCGCTGGCCGCCCGCGTGGCGCGGATGCGCGACCGGCTGCTGCCGCTGGACCTGTCGGCGGCCCCCGCCGACCTGCCCGAGGGCTTCCGCGACAGGCTGCGCGCGATCATCGCGGATACCGCCCAGGACGCGGCCCGCGCCGGATCGGTCCTGCCCGACCCGACCGCGCCCTTGGCGGCCAATGACACGATGGGCCCGCGTCCCGCGCGGCGCTGGCTGGGGCTGGCGGCCGGTCTGGCCTTGGGGGTCCTACTGGGCTTTGGCGGCGCGATGCAGCGGCCCGGCCCCGACCCGGTGGTGGTCGCGGTCCTGCTGGACGATGACGGCCGCCCCCGCGCCATCATCGAAGATTACGGCAATGACCGGGCCCAGATCCGCTTCGTCTCGGATGTCGAGGTGCCGCCGGGCAGCACGATCCAGGCCTGGACCCTGCCCTCGGAGGAGATGGGGCCGATGTCGCTCGGGGTGCTGGACGCGCCGCGATCCGCGCGCCTGGCCTGGCCGGACCTGCCCGCCCCGAGCGACGCGCAGCTCTACGAGATCACTTTGGAGCCTGCGGGCGGATCGCCCACCGGGCGGCCGACCGGGCCGATCATCGCCAAGGGCCTGGCCGCCGCCCAGGATATCTGA
- a CDS encoding sigma-70 family RNA polymerase sigma factor, whose translation MTDHASTRSRRLDQALAACVAGDPGGIDIILDLEGPQLLGVARRILQRHDLAEEALQDAMVLVWRKAAQQNRDQGTARGWIYAVLRNRCLTILRDGARLSSLPPEDLTRLQEARQDLVPDDGWRLLAGSGRLGECLDALDDLSRRAILLAHVAGYSHGEISERQGVPLGTAKSWIRRGLASLRECLS comes from the coding sequence GTGACCGACCACGCATCCACGCGCAGCCGCAGGCTGGACCAGGCGCTGGCCGCCTGCGTCGCAGGTGATCCGGGCGGCATCGACATCATCCTGGACCTGGAGGGGCCGCAGCTTCTGGGCGTGGCCCGGCGCATCCTGCAGCGCCACGACCTGGCCGAGGAGGCGCTGCAGGACGCGATGGTGCTGGTCTGGCGCAAGGCCGCCCAGCAGAACCGCGACCAAGGCACGGCGCGCGGCTGGATCTATGCGGTGCTGCGCAACCGCTGCCTGACCATCCTGCGCGACGGCGCGCGCCTGTCCAGCCTGCCGCCCGAGGACCTGACCCGCCTGCAGGAGGCCCGCCAGGATCTGGTCCCCGACGATGGCTGGCGGCTGCTGGCCGGGTCGGGGCGGCTTGGCGAATGCCTGGACGCGCTGGACGATCTCAGCAGGCGGGCGATCCTTCTGGCCCATGTGGCGGGCTACAGCCATGGCGAGATCTCGGAACGTCAGGGCGTTCCCTTGGGGACCGCGAAATCCTGGATCCGGCGCGGCCTGGCATCCCTGCGCGAGTGCCTGTCATGA